In the genome of Abyssalbus ytuae, the window GAATTATCTTCAACAGGATAGAAATATGAATTGTAACAACTACGGGAAACATACAAGCCGTCTTCTTTATCCCACATGGCATTTTTCACTCCTAAATTTTCGGCCGGTACAAATTCTGTATTAAACATATAACCGTATTGCTTTTTAGCTTCTTTGTTGGCTTCATAAATTATTTTTAAATGTTGAGTCACAAAATTTTTATAGATATTATTATTTCCCACTTTTATCCCAAGGCTTTCTGCCGCTTCAACCATTCCATTAATACCTATGGTTAAAAACTGCTTGTTTAATGCTATAAAACCGGCATCGTATACCGGAAGCATCCCTGCTGCTTTGTATTCTTCAATCAATTTACGATAAGCTACCTGATATTTGTGAATCTTACTTATTTCTACTTTCAAATTTTTACCGGTTTGTATTAGCCTGTTCATATTTAAAGTAATAACATTTATAGAACCTGTGGCTACCCCTCCTGCCCCTAATGAATAGCTAAAAGTATTCTCAGTAATTTCATTTCTTAATCTACAGCACGATGCAAGGCTATCAGCACTTTCTGACTGATAAATAAAAAATGAATTGCCCTCGCTTAATTCCTCCGCACACATATTTGCAAATTCCACATCAACAGGTTTGCCTTCATTAACCAACATAGCTGCGGTAATAACCGGAAAAGTTAATATTGCTTTTTCTCTTTCTTTATTAAACCATTTCATGAAAAAACTTTGTAATCTTTTTAAGCTTTCCCATTCGGGTTGAGTCATGTCCGGAAAAACAAAATCGCCAAACATACTGGTGAAATATTCTTTATCGTAAAGAGAAATATTCCAGAAAACCGATTGATAACCTCTCGCAGCAGCAGGCTGGTTTATAGCATACACTACATGTTGAAGATGATTTTCTATAAGCCCACTTGAAGTAGCAAGATAATTTTCTCCGTAATCTTTTCTTGCAAAATAATCAAAATACAGTAAGAACTCTACGGTAGCCAATGCCCCTGCGAATTGGGAACTAATAGCAAAAACAAGATTAACAAATTCACCACAAAAACTCTCCAAATGTTTAGGTGCTCTGCTTTCACCTCCTAATTTAGTAAGTCCATCTATTAAAAACGGGTACATACTTATTGAAACACAATACGGTTTTAAAGAAGTTTCATCATGTATATAGATTTCATGTGATTCTATTTGACGGATATATTCATTTGCCAGTTCTAATCCAAACAAATCGGTTATCTTATTTTTAATCAATTGCCTGTTAATCTGAATATTAATGTCCTTATTTAATTCTGCTTCCATGGTTGCAATATTTTTGGAAGTAACATTCGCATTGGAATCCATTGTCGACCCATCTGCAGCATTTTTAGATTTTATATAATTATTAATAAAATTGATTTTTTTTGACACTTGTGTTTCAGTTAATCTTATCATGACTTATTATTTTATAAACAGGTGATTTAATAGTTTTTTTGTTTTTAC includes:
- the nrdD gene encoding anaerobic ribonucleoside-triphosphate reductase; the encoded protein is MIRLTETQVSKKINFINNYIKSKNAADGSTMDSNANVTSKNIATMEAELNKDINIQINRQLIKNKITDLFGLELANEYIRQIESHEIYIHDETSLKPYCVSISMYPFLIDGLTKLGGESRAPKHLESFCGEFVNLVFAISSQFAGALATVEFLLYFDYFARKDYGENYLATSSGLIENHLQHVVYAINQPAAARGYQSVFWNISLYDKEYFTSMFGDFVFPDMTQPEWESLKRLQSFFMKWFNKEREKAILTFPVITAAMLVNEGKPVDVEFANMCAEELSEGNSFFIYQSESADSLASCCRLRNEITENTFSYSLGAGGVATGSINVITLNMNRLIQTGKNLKVEISKIHKYQVAYRKLIEEYKAAGMLPVYDAGFIALNKQFLTIGINGMVEAAESLGIKVGNNNIYKNFVTQHLKIIYEANKEAKKQYGYMFNTEFVPAENLGVKNAMWDKEDGLYVSRSCYNSYFYPVEDNSLNILDKIILHGEEIIKYLDGGSALHINLEEAPNKEAFLKLIQATALAGCNYFCFNIKITICNSCGHIDKKTLQKCSKCSSKNVDYGTRVIGYLKRVSCFSSPRQKEHELRYYHMDDKNSMNETKLIEEGVVNIH